The following DNA comes from Mucisphaera calidilacus.
ACGCTCCCAGCCCCACCGCTTGGCGAACGCACGCAGGTCCTTGGGATCACGGGCAGCAGCGATCAGCATCCGCGGGTTCAGAGGCAGCGAGAAAAACTTCGCGACGTTCAGATAAGCATTCGAGTGCGCCTTACCCATGAACTTCGAGCCGAGCAGGGCAACACCTAAGTCTGAGGATCTGGCCATGATGACACTCCGGATGTGAGAAGCGAAATAACAACGTACACCTGAAGGGCGCAGAATAACCCGCCGAGGCGGAATCATCACCTCAGGCGGGTCACACGCCCCCGACAATCAACCATCACTTCACCTTGTAACGTCCGCCACGCTCACCCTTGGCCGCCACACGCACTAACTGCTTGTTCTTGACCAGACGCGTGATCGTGTTGTCCGCCTTGCCGCCACGGCCTTCCTTCTGCCAGTGCGCGTTGATCTCCTTCGCCGCGGGCGGCGTCTTGCAGCCCTTCACAAAGCCAAGGATCGACTCCTCGCCCGTCACCTTGAACGTGCCACGCTTGCGGCGACGGCCCGCTGGACGCCCGGGCTTGCGCCCCGGAGCCGAGGCGCGACGGCTGCCACCTCCCCGTGCAGTGTCAGAAACCTCCAGACCCAGTTGAGCGAACGTCTTGTCGATCTCCGCGATCGCGGCCACGTGCTCCGAACGCTGCTGCTTCAGCGACCCGATCAGCTTCTGAAGTTCTGCCACACCGGTTACGGCCTTTGCCATGCCACACTCCTGTCAGGGGAATACAAAACCAGATCAGTACACTCAAAATATACTATCAAAAACAAGCGTGAAAGCATAACACGATTCTTACAGAATCGCACACACAGCCGCAACAGCCCCCAAAACACAACAACACGCAAGGCAAACAACCTACAACGGCATGCCCGTCACACGACCCTCAAACACGATCGTGTCACCCACCAGGCCCTGTACATCACAGATCGAGCGACGCTTGCGGAACTCAACCTCCAACGCAAGTATCACCAGCCGATCACCCGGCACCACCTGCCCGCGGAATCGGAAGTTGTCCGCGCCGACGAACCCCAGAAAATCCACGCCCTCCATACGCATCAGGTACAGAAGGCTGCAGACCTGGGCCGCCGCCTCGATCATCAGCACGCCCGGGAAAATCGGACGACCCGGGATGTGACCCGGACCCCAGAACTCGTCGTCGCGGATCTCGCGGATCGCCACCATCCGATCAAGACCGGGCGAGTGGTAGGCCACGTGGTCGATCATGCGCATCACGCCGCGATGCGGATTGACCGCCTCGATCTGCTCCGCCGTCAAAGCAGGCTCGGGCGGATTCAGATCGGGAAGCTCGAAAAGAAGAGTCGGTGCCATGCGCTCGTTCGTTACTCAGCTTCGTTTCGGGTCTCCAGGACTTCCTTGCGAAGGTCCTGCGCGATGTTCTTCACGTCCTGCATCGACTTGCGAACACGCGTGCCCGCCGCCTTGTTACCCCCCGCGGCCTTGCGAACATCATCCTCGATGGATTCGATCATTTCCTTGAGACGCTGGTACGTATCGAGCATATCTTTTCCCTGTATAGCAG
Coding sequences within:
- a CDS encoding 3-hydroxyacyl-ACP dehydratase FabZ family protein: MAPTLLFELPDLNPPEPALTAEQIEAVNPHRGVMRMIDHVAYHSPGLDRMVAIREIRDDEFWGPGHIPGRPIFPGVLMIEAAAQVCSLLYLMRMEGVDFLGFVGADNFRFRGQVVPGDRLVILALEVEFRKRRSICDVQGLVGDTIVFEGRVTGMPL
- a CDS encoding histone H1 translates to MLDTYQRLKEMIESIEDDVRKAAGGNKAAGTRVRKSMQDVKNIAQDLRKEVLETRNEAE